The Miscanthus floridulus cultivar M001 chromosome 17, ASM1932011v1, whole genome shotgun sequence genome has a window encoding:
- the LOC136518814 gene encoding cysteine-rich repeat secretory protein 55-like has translation MAPSSPVLLLPLLLAAAAALTLAPRPSSAVDPVSTYCAKNFTSAQTQASISAVLATLVPRASATYYATATSGSGSSTIWGLAQCRGDIPSSDCARCLAAAAQQVAASCRGQADARVWYDYCFLRYDDADFLGLPDTGYTLILINTMNATGDLVAFDRAERRLMARVAEEAGDPASAGLARETAKFGSDGTTIYGLGWCTRDITSADCGLCVAQAVAELPNYCRFRRGCRVLYSSCMARYETYPFFFPVTGADDDADASSSHAGEYETVILNHK, from the coding sequence ATGGCTCCATCGTCGCCAGTGCTGCTCCTTCCACTGCTgctcgccgccgcggcggcgttAACGTTGGCGCCGCGGCCAAGCTCGGCCGTGGACCCGGTGAGCACGTACTGCGCGAAGAACTTCACGAGCGCGCAGACGCAGGCGAGCATCAGCGCGGTCCTCGCCACGCTGGTGCCGCGCGCCTCGGCCACCTACTACGCGACGGCGACGTCCGGCAGCGGCAGCTCCACGATCTGGGGCCTGGCGCAGTGCCGCGGCGACATCCCGTCGTCCGACTGCGCGCGCTGCCTggctgcggcggcgcagcaggtggCGGCGTCGTGCCGGGGCCAGGCGGACGCGCGGGTCTGGTACGACTACTGCTTCCTCCGCTACGACGACGCCGACTTCCTGGGCCTGCCGGACACCGGGTACACGCTCATCCTCATCAACACCATGAACGCCACCGGCGACCTGGTCGCGTTCGACCGCGCCGAGCGGAGGCTCATGGCGCGCGTCGCGGAGGAGGCAGGTGACCCCGCGAGCGCCGGGCTCGCCAGGGAGACGGCGAAGTTTGGGTCGGACGGGACTACCATCTACGGGCTCGGGTGGTGCACCAGGGACATCACCTCCGCCGACTGCGGGCTCTGCGTGGCACAGGCGGTGGCGGAGCTCCCCAACTACTGCCGCTTCCGGAGGGGATGCCGCGTGCTCTACAGCAGCTGCATGGCACGCTACGAGACctaccccttcttcttcccggtcACCGGCGCCGACGATGACGCGGACGCCTCCTCCTCCCACGCCGGCGAGTACGAGACTGTCATCTTGAACCACAAGTAG